Genomic DNA from Prunus persica cultivar Lovell chromosome G1, Prunus_persica_NCBIv2, whole genome shotgun sequence:
GGATGTTGTATTGCTCAATaatcaatttgtttgttttgtaatgTGTGTTCCtattcattctcatttaaGTTAGATTGATGCTCGTAAACTGTAGTTAAGCATTATTAACTTGCCATAGATAGAGTTACTGAGGCGATTTAAAGAGTATACGTGCTTGCTCAGCTGTTCCTGTAAGAGTTTACATCTGTGCAATGTTTTCATGTAGTGTTGAGTAACATTGGCTGCTCTTTAGAAACGTATACAGATTTTCTAGTTTTCAAGGCTCAACTTGCTCTATTGATTGTTTGCGTAAAGCATTGATGTCGGTTATTTATGGAGATCCAATACTACAATGAATAAAATTCTTTTGGTTGTGTTCTTGATGGATCACTGCTTGCATCCATACTACCTAACGGGCAACAATATATGCCAGAAGTGCATCATTGTTTCCACATCtacttaaaaattattttgacaTCCCTACTTGAAACCCCATGGAAGCAGCAACCATGATATACTTTCCACAAACTGATGGATAATGAGGGAGATGTTAGTCAATAGTAGCCATTGTGagcttttgttctttgtttacAGTTTCATTTTAACTTCCGGTTATTAGGTGGTTACTGAATTCAGCTGTCATGGTTGTATCACTGCTCTCTGCCTCCGTCTGACACAGTgcactcttttcttttttaccatGAACCAGAGTTCTGTAGCCTGTGTTAATCTCTCATATGTTTATGTGTTGCCAACTCCACACAGTCCTTGTTTACACAACCTTATATGTTAACTGTGTGCCTATTATTCTTCTACAAGGTGTAGTTACTGAAGGAAAAGAATAATTTATGTAATTGCAGACTATTTAtctgtttcttttgttggGGGAAGTCTTGGGGTTGTTACAGTAGATACTTGTACTTCCCTGCTTTTCATAATAGAGTGATATTATAATTACGGTGACTTCCTCTTTGTTTTCAGAAATGGCTTCCAGAAGCTGGATAAGATCAAAGACTCCAATAGACAAAGTAAACAGCTGGAAGAACTTACAGGAAAGATGAGGGAATGTAAAAGGTATGCCACATATGGGCTTTTACTCTCCTAAATTTATCTGACTACTTTCAGAAACTTAGAATTTTGGATATTCTTAATTCTCACATTatatgaagagaaagaaaagacgGAAAAACAAATGTGGCTACATCTAATGcaatttttacattttaatgAGTCTTGCACCACCATGTCATTAGGCAATTTTGGCATCCTTAAAAATTAGCAACTTATTGGAACAGAGAAATTAGGAGTAGAACCATGAGAGCATCCTCAGTTTAACTGGGATCAAGATGTGAGCGACTATAAGTCATGCCTAATATACAAGTCTTGCATCCTATTTCTGGACTTCCATGCATCTCTTCATTTGTGATCAGTTTTGGGGATGTTGGAAGAATTCAGGTATGGGATGATTGTCATGATGCCATatgaaagaataaaataaataggaaTTATTTTGATCCCAGATCTTGAGATTTTCCCTTTACTTAAATCACAGAGTGTGattttgtaaattcattgtttCAGATTAATCAAAGAGTTTGACCGTGAAATCAAAGATGAGGAGAGCCGAAATCCTCCTGATGTGAATAAACAACTCAATGATGAGAAGCAATCTATGGTCAGTTCTTATGAGCTTTTGTTTTTCGCATCACATAATGTGTACATGTACACTGTAACACATGCATGTTTGCAAACTTGCTTACtgcttttgaattgaaaatgttTTGAGAGCAATATTTGTTTCAGATTATTCTCATATGCCATTCTTATGTAATTAAATcatattattgaatttttttctctattgcCAAGGTTCATAACAGTGTCCTTCAATTCTTATGTAATAGTTTTTGTGTGAGGAAACTAATCTAGGGATTGATATTTTAGTGCACAAGATCTTTCTAGGCACACATTTGATTCCTTCTACTTTTTGCTATTGTAAAAATTGCATCTAATTATAATACTTCATTTGCAGATCAAAGAGCTGAATTCATATGTTCAATTGAGAAAAACGTGAGTTCAGCTATGCATTTTGTATTCTTGACCATTACTTACTTACTTACTGACTCAAGTACTCTAATCTGattgttttagtttgttaCCTTCAGTCCTTATATTCATGGGACAAACAAGTTAATCCCCAAAGATAGAAATCTTTTGTACAATACAGTTTTTGAAGTCTATAAACCCCCTTCACTCTTCATGTTCTGGGGTCCCTtgattttggaaaaatgaTATTCATACTCTAGATGAACTGCAGGTTTATGAATAGCCTCGGAAACAAGAGAGTCGAACTCTTTGATATGGGAGCAGGAGTTAGTGAACCAACTGCTGACGACAATGTTCAAATGGCTTCAGGTAATTTCTTATCTTTCTGCATATCTGTCAGCTTAGTTTGATTATGTAAAGATGAGCTTTCTCCTACTTCAGtttgtttcattattttaGCTGTTGATTATCCGATGCTAGTCAGCCTTGCGCTCCTTTGATCAGTACAATGTAAATGTGAATCAAACTGCTTGGAACTTTGTGTCTATATCTGTGCGTGTGTTTTATGCctgatttgaaaataatacatTTGTCTGACCTCCTTTTCAATTTACATGTATGTCTGATAGCTATGTCAAATCAAGAACTAATCGATTCTGGGACGAAAACAATGGATGAGACAGATCAGGTCATTGAACGCTCTAAAAAGGTGAGTAGCTATccaaaataacacaaattttaaatttgcccttcttttttcctctttccagCAATCTTAACTCTTTGGCTGGCCGATAGGTTGTCGAGCAAACAATTGAAGTGGGAACTCAAACTGCAGTTACCTTAAAGGGCCAAGTAAGTATTCTCACCTGTCATTTCTATTAACTTTCATTTCAAGAAATTAGCCTAACATGGTTTCACTCCAAATCTTGCAGACTGAACAAATGGGCCGCATTGTGAATGAGCTGGACACAATTCAGTTTTCAATTAAGAAGGCCTCCCAGCTGGTGAAAGAGATTGGTAGACAGGTTAGTTGAGATCCTTCCCCCTAAGGCCTAGTTTGGGATTGTtgtcacttttaaaaaaaagttgcttctgctgtgctttgaaaataattagctgtaaagtaaagcagcttcatgtttggtaaacaatatttttaaagtgttgTTAGTACAAAAAGTAGTGTCAAAactgtttggtaaattttaatataaaattgttgtaacTGTGCATAATGACTGAAATAGACATGATGTTAAAAGTGTTATATACAGTACAGGTAGTGATggagtggaggtggtggtggtgatgaaggtGGAGTTGGTGATTGtgggtagtggtggtggtggtggggatggtggttgtggaggtggtggtggatatGGAGAttttggaggtggaggtgggtggtggtgttggaggtggaggtggtggtggtagagTAGGTGGCGGttgtggtggcggtggtggtggtggtagagTAGGTGGcagttgtggtggtggtggtggtggcagtggCGGTGGCGATGGTTGTGGAGGTAGTGAATGTAGTGGTGCAAGTGGTGGAGTTGGATGTGGAAGTGGAGGTagtgtcattttttaaaatgaatgatggtattttgggaattaaaaaaattcattaaaggttcatctctgcttcttttgaaagcagctttgaaaagcaacCCAGAGCTTGCTTTTAAAAGCTGCTCTCAAAAGACcactgcttttaaaataatcaggatattttatttttaccaaacaccttaaactgcttaactttaaaATGAACCAggtttttggccaaaaaaagcaatcccaaacGGGGGCCTAAGTGCTCTATCTgtattttttgtatgaaaaactaatttattttttttcaatattttcagGTGGCAACAGACAAGTGTAtcatgctttttcttttgcttattGTAGTCGGTGTAATAGCAATTATTGTTGTGAAGGTATGCTCTTTGGTTCTTATATATTGCCCTAGGTTTTTGTAGCCTGCTACCTGTTTTGGAAGTTACATATGAAATTACAAAGGTATCTGCAAAGTTGTATTTTAGGAACTTTTCGTAAAGGAAATCTGTTGATGCGAGAGTTTGGAAAGTTCTTTCTGATTGAAAGAGATGCAATACAAGGGGAATGTGAATAGTGAACCTTATTATCTCTTTTCGTCTCCCTCTAGGTAGTTAAGGATGTCATGCATGGAAGATTTATGCTTTCATTCTCTGAAGTGAGTGTTGAAAATCTTCCTAGCGAAAAAGTGAAATAACAAAGAGAGATGAGTATTGAAAAATGACCATCTTATGAATCTTTGGAATGCAGTCACTTCTATGAGTTTGATTTATTAGGAACCTTGATGCTGCTCTACGATGATCACTTATTATTGAACATGAAAAGTGGATTAGTGTGTGTCGAATAGTAGTAATACTAATAAAAGATCCAACATTTATGCTTCATCCTGCTTGTGAACTTTAGGCTTTTTTGCGTTGTATCATGTCATGTACATTAGTACCAGCACTTTTGCTGCACCCGTCTCTGTTCTTAACTTGAGTGTGTGTTACTCTTTCAGATTGTGCACCCTGGCAACAAAAACATCCGGGTTATCCCTGGATTGGCACCACCTGCTGCAAGGAGGCTTTTGTCACTGAGTACTCTGCAACAGTTCGAATAGTTTCCTCCTCTTTAACCAGATTCAATTTTTCTGATATAGTTACTATGATTTGTGTTCTGGGGGTGCAGAGGAAGCTCAGAGGAATACGTTGCATTGATcggtcttttctttttatttatactttcattCTTGGCTGAGTTGTGCATATTGTTTGTGattctctatgtaaatcacaTGCGAGTCCTTTTTTGCTTTGGTTTGGGTGGGGGCACGGTTCTTTCTGTAATCTTTCCAAGATTGTTTTAGGTATAGAGAGATGTACTTTATTCTATATCTACTCACATAGAGATGTATGCCCTTTCAATCTGTATGCAGACTATTTTAATTTCTAGTGAATATGAGAGCGGCTTGTTGCAAAAAAATGTCTGTCTCTTTCCGAAATTTTCTCATTAGAGAGAGGAAGTGTTCAATCTGTACAGTGAAGAAATAAAGACAGTGGAACGACGGAGGGTGGCAGGTCCAAACACAGCCGTGCCGTCATGAGGAattttgtttacaaatatGTCATCTTTGATTCTTGTCGTTGCAGTCTCACAAAACTGTACACACACAAAAGGAAACCAGAATGGAATTTGCATGCTTCtaatctaatttttttttttttaaacccaaTAGTAAGCTTCTTTGTTTTCCCAATAACCCATTATGATTTATGATGTTATACAGTGCTGTAATTAATTTCCTCAACATACAAACAACTTGACACCAATTTCTAACAATacagtttggactcaattatATTAGCACAATGAGATTGAGAAACAAGCACGCTAACCTCTATGCTATCAGAAGGCCGAGACCGACTTCCCAAACCCGGGGGAATTACCGATCCAAGCCACCCTGAGTATAAACAGAACTGAACCCAGAATTGCAGTGAAGTAAAACCGAGTTTGAAGATTATTTACGCGGTAACATTTGTTTTGGTTGATCAAGAAACAACCGTCCGCGTGGCAAAAACTTGGCCACTCTCCAAGTACCACCCCAAGATCCTGACCGTAGAAAATGGAATCTGAGGCGTAGAGTTCAAACAGTGAAATAAGGGTTAATATATTCCAACGGTCGAATTGGATTGACTGCATTTTAATAAGATACGCCTGAAAAGAGAGATGGGGCAGAGAAGAAAGATTGGTTCAGAAATCCCAGAAACCCTAATCGCGGAGGAGCaagaagcagaagaaggaCGATTCTTCGCATGCTATCTGTTGAGCTCTCGCAGCCCCCGCTACAAAGGCCACACCTATATTGGGTACCTTCCATCTTCccctaattcttttttttttttcttttttcaaattccCAATCTGTTGAGAATAATAAGATCAATCTTGATTTGAACATTTTCGATCTGAACTTTTTTAAAGTTTGAGACTTTCTTGGAGAGCTTGGAGTAATAAGAGAGCCCACTTGAATTCTGTGTCTTTGTTTGTGCTTATTTGGGTGATTCTGATACAGATTCACAGTGAACCCACGGCGTCGTATAAGACAGCACAATGGTGAAATAGCGCAAGGTGCTTGGAGAACGAAGCGGAAGCGTCCATGGGAGATGGTGTTGTGCATCTATGGTTTCCCAACTAACGTTTCTGCTCTCCAGGtctcttcatttctttcttttgttcccTTTACAATTAACTTGTCTATGGATTGCTCTGTATGATCTGTTTGTGTCTTTAATTTGATTGATTGGGACAAATTTCTTGGGAATTATATTCTGATAATTATGTGTCATTTAAGGATATTTCCAGCTTGATTGGGACCGTAGGCACCAGATTTGACAAATTGGGATTGAAGGTTTTTTATCATTATTTTAGGATTGATATTaattggaaatttgggactttCTTTCTAATGTTCCCTTTGGAACTTTGCAGTTTGAATGGGCCTGGCAGCACCCAACTGTATCAAAGGCGGTTAGGCAGGCTGCTGCAGGCTTTAAATCACCGCGAGGGCTTGTCAGTAAGATCAAACTTGCATACACCATGCTCACTCTCCCTCCTTGGCAGAGGTATCATCTTGTTATCTTCCTTGTGAGTTGTGAATGGATGAATATATACATACGCTTTTGCTGTTATTGATGGAAAGTGATATTGTTTCTATGTATCATCAGCTTGAACATCACTGTAAAATTCTTTTCAACCCAGTACACCAAACATTCTGCTGGTTGTCCACGACTTCCGGAACAGATGAAGGTCAAAGTCTGCTCTATGGATGAGCTTCCTTCCTGTACTAAACCGTCTGATGACCTTTTGGAAAATGAAGATGAGTGGTGTCATGAAAGGGAATGTGATGAAGATATGAATTCCAGTACACTACCCGAAGAAACATTATTGGACTTCAGGACTCATAATTCAGCAGATGATCAGCAGAGTGATAGTGGCAttagaatgaatgaatgaagtacATGGATGCAGTAAGGAAGTAGGAGAAGATGAGTGCTATAATGGAAAAGAATGTGATGAAGCTATGAAAGATGGTACATGACAGAAGAAACATTATCAGATCTTATAGTTCAAAGTTCAGCATATGATCAGCAGGATGATACTGGCAAGATAATTAACGAAGCATATGGATGCAGTGAAGTAGTAGGAGAGGATTGTACAGAGCAATTTGGTTTTATGGCATCGCCAGTGAGAACGCCATCTTCAAATGGCACTACCTCATTTGACACAGAAGTAACTAAAGATATAGGTTTGTGTAGATCTTCTGATGACATGAGTGTTGATTTGGGCCGACCTGCAAGGGAATAATCGACAGCTATAGTTGCAGACGATGATCAGTCTCCCAGCAGAAGCTATCTCCGGCCTTGTGGAGCTGAGGTAATAGATTTGACAACCCCTGCTCCCCTATGCAGAAGCCATTTAATATGTTTGATGATTTTATGGTTTGGTCGAATAATTTAGAGGAATTTGTAATATATAGTAATAGCCTTCTGGTTCAAGTCTTACAGtttgaatgaaataaaagATCTTTTTTACTCACTTCAATGAATTAAGAGACCGGAAGTGTTGCTAATTCTTTGTTGGCATACTGGTGTTTCCAAGTTAATTAGAGCAATTTTAAGTTACAACTAGCTAGCAATATTTGgtcaaattaacaaattaagaGTAAATTTACTAGACAAATAGAATCAGTTCATTGATAACTCAAAAAGGTACACAGTTAAAGAAACTAAAGCCGATAAAAATCGTGGTACAAATATATTCATCAATACTCAGTTCTCTGCACACATTTAAAATTAGAGAGCTACAGCCATCACTTGTAGAATTAATTCCTTATACACCAACCAGGAGCTGATTTAATATCGCTTGGGACCAGTTAGACAATTGGCTACTTTGGGTTTCACCAATCGGATCAACATCATGAGAGACCACATTCTCAAAGTTACTTGGGCTCCAAGCTTCACCAAGTAGTTGTTCCATATCGGCCATCGTATTTTCCTCATTCTCAAAGTTAATTTGGGTTTCACCAATCGGATCAACATCGTGAGAAACCACATTCTCAAATTTACTTGGGCTCCAAGCTTCACCAAGTAGTTGTTCCATGTCGGCCATcgtgttttcctctttctcaaAGTTAATTTGTGTTTCACCAATCGGATCAACATCATAAGAGACTGCATCCTCAGAATTACTCGGGCTCCAAGCTTCACCAAGTAGTTGTTCCATGTCGGCCATTGTATTTTCCTCAAAGATTGTCAGATCAATGGGATCAAAGCCCACAAGATCACCACCAATTGGACTAGAAGAGCAGCCTTGTTGAGATGATGATTCTGTTGATCCCATTTGATCATctgttttcatctttttgtttgtggtcatcttcttttcttctttatcttgTGATCCACGCTTTAGATTTGTTGCCTTGATCCCAACCCTATCGTTCTTCCTCATCCGACAAatgacaaaatcaaaatcgtAACTACGTTGATTGTAGTCATTCTTGGGACCATCGAAAAGACTATATTCATCTAGTAGCCACCCTGTGTGATCCTCGGAACCCTTATTCTCGTAGCGAAACTTTCTCTTTCGGCCAATGGGGTTTGGGTTGGGATTTCCAGAGACCTTTTCATGAACCAATTTGGAGGATTCAGTTTCGCTCCAAGTACCCCCGTTGCCAATCCTTCGATCCATCCGCTTGGGGGTTAACTTCTTGAGCTTGGAGATGAAGTACAAGTCTGTATCAACGAGTTGCGGCCCTCCGTATTTTTTCCAGATCTCCGAAGGCTCTGTCTTGTTGCCGAAGAGATTGCAGGCATGCAAGAAATTGTTGTATAGCGACATGAAGGGCTTGCTCTCTACCAAAAACGGGTAGAGAAAGGAACCCACAATCTCTTCATCGGAGGGTCTGAAACGAAAACCGAACGGCACAAGAGACTCTTCCATTGCTTGATGCTGCTGATAATGAAAGAAcacaagaaaagagagagtagAAGAGAATTCAAGTTTGAAGTGAAGTTTTTGTCTGAATTTCTCTGAGTGTTGTTGCGAACAAAGAGCATCTCACTCACTGCTATTTATAAGTTTCCTTGGCGAGCATCTCACTCACGAAATCAATGTGGTAATTAAACAACTAGTGCTTGTCAACTTTTAGCTTCGAGCATCTCACTCACGGAATCTGGAaactccttttcttttattttatttttaatttgagagaaatccgGAGAGTCAGTTGTGGTAATTAAGGAAGTAGTGCCTGTGTACTTTTAACTTTGAGATCCAACGGCCCAGATAATAGTACCGTTGACATCCAACGGCTTATTGTGGGAGAGTTaatattggagagagagagagagagatcgtgTCCGAATAGTTAGTACTtagtgggagagagagagagatcaattccatctttgttttatttcttttttgttttttgtgtgctgctgcttcaatttttgttattgcatcatttttatttaatgtttCATTTTTAAGTGAAATAACATTGTGTTTGtagaattttgatttttattattattttaatttgttcaGAAAAAAGAATCTCAGACGGTGATGTAGGCACGAAATTGGCGGGACAATCGAATTTGATGATTATGGGGGATGTGAAAGGGAGGGGGTTGTTTAGGTTTCACAAAGGTTGAAACTTGGAGGGTGAAGGAGGGATCAGAAGGGTCTGTTTGTATGTGATGAGAAGGGGCTCTTGTTCTTgttggggtttagggtttggtgAGGATGGGAAGAGAAGAGGGTTGAGCATTGTTGAATTTTTGGGATTGGGATTGAGAGAGGTGGTGAGCTGAGAAATCACAATCACTTTGTAATtgttataatttaattattaaataaataaataaatgcgAGAGACATGAAGGTTGTTGGGAGTTGTAGATGAAGTTATGCTTTCTTGTGGAGGTTTTGGACTGTTGGTAACTTGCCAGACTACTTGCCTACTCCTCACTCATTCCTTGTACTTGGTGGACGGTGGATACTGGGGTGAGGAGTGTGTATTTTGCCTCGGTGGTGGACGATGGATACTGGGGGTGAGGAGTGTGTAGTTTGCCTCGTTGCATATTGACCTTTTAGTAGCTATGGTCCTGAACTTGGACTCAACTTGCATTTTAGTCTGCGcaactcacaaaatgaagTAATAAGTGTGGTCTTGTTAATGTTTTAACTACCAAACCATctttaacaaaatttaaatttaaatttatgaataaataaaaaataaaataaaaacgttTTTGACCCAGGATTCTACCGGACTGCCTGGaccataaaaaggaaaaatgcatCATTTGTCAAGACAAAAACTTGTTTTTCTCATCAAGAGCCTTGACAAGTTAATGGTGAGCTTGTTCACCCGACCTATGGGTCCTAAGCTACCATCTGCAAATTTCAACAGGCAAATCATGCATTCACTTCCTAATACTGAAAGTAATACAATATTGCCCCTGGGTTTCGGCGTTCAAATCTCTTCCCTGGAAATAATAAAGGGTCTAGAGTGCAAAAAGAATCAGCATACTCCATCTCCagattttccttttccaaaCATCAATCTACACGTGAGTTCATGAATCATGCACCATGGTTGCCAACCTGCGATCGTCCAATATGAGACAGCCTTGTTGATTGAGTTAGGGGTGTCTCTTCATCGACATCGATATCGGAGGCTGATCCACTGTTGTTAGGGACAAAAATATCAGATGACTTTTTCTCCAACTTCCAATCCTGTATTGGCCAGCATGGAAAACAAGTGTTAGAACAAATATAAGGGGGTTCAATGACTCCAAACATTTTATTAACACTAGACATCACAGGAAAGTAATCAGATTCTTGAGAAAATAAACCTTTGAAATTCTCTCCGGAATACTTTCAGAAGGTAGTTGAGATGCACGAACATCCTTAACCTTTATATAGTTGTACATGACAACACCACACAATGCTGCATGTCAAATCAACTTACGGGTTAACTAAAGTTCTAAAttcaaaagggtacacactgCAGTCGTAAACTGATACTCCCAGTTAACAGGGAAGGAGAGCTACCTATGGCATAACCAATTATGTTCAGCCTGGTAATCATGGACTCTGGAAATATAACAGTTGAAAGGGCAATCAATATCCAGTCTTTTAGAACACCAGCAACCCGGATGGTAACTGCTCCAGTTCTACCAATTActaagaaaatggagaagttcAACGCCAAAGCACAAAGAGCATTGGAGAAAAATATCCAGAAGTTGAACTGAATCTGTGAAACTTCCATGGAAGACTTCTCAAGTAATAACCAGGGCACAGACAGGAAGACAAAgctgcaaaaacaaaagaattaatGGTGAGATGCTGATGGGATGGCATGTGTTAAATCATGCATCAATGGAAACAGTACTTGAGTAATAGAACTGTGTTAAATCACATGCATCATCAATACGGAGATGCATAACTTCATCATCATACGggtgaaaaaataaaggaaaggtGAATTCCCATCCCATGGTATAGATGGATCATGCATACACTGATTGTAAGATCACTATGTTTCATCCACTAAATTATGAACCTCAGCATACAGATTCAGAAAGTCAACATTTAAAAGAAGCAATAAATGTCATCCACCaccaaaattaaattctaGAAATGAATCAATATCCTCTATTAAGATTGGTAAGGATGCCACATGATTAAAGAGTTACTTATTCATATTTTGTGCTCAACATATATAGTATACAGGCAGTCGCCTAAATTGCAATTCATATAACACTTCTAAGTCAAGCATCACAATATAATACCTGCATGGAGCAATATAGTATAAGCTGGTGATCGGATTTAGAGTCAAGCCCTTCTTCTGGAGAAGGACTTGTGTTAAGACCAGCCTAAGAGCCTCTGCAAAGATGCCCGTAACCTGGTAAACTGTACCAACTACGTTAAAATGAATCTCCCCATATGAGGAAATGACAACTCCAACACTGACCAGCACCATGTTTGAGAACACGTCGCACCTTGGTTTGTCAGTGCCACACAAAACAGCCATGATAAAAGTAGCCACTGGCACTGCAGCATGGAATGTAGGTATAAGCAGccatttattttaaaagcatcATTATTGTAGTAAAATAGAATTCACAAGTCTCTGTGCATACTTAAGGCTTTGAGCATTTGGATGAACGCCACAGAAATATGCAAGTAAGCAGTGTTTCCAAACCTGTAAtgacagaaaaacaaaagttcaaaacaaaaaaaaagtttgaacTCTCCTGTCTTGACTCTTGATACAATTacacaaagaaaaactcaacaaCCCTGCAATTCCTAAATGTGGGTATTGCATTTGTCCCCAAGTCTGAGGAAATTCGACATTCTACAACGGGGAATCTAAACTGAAAGTCCATGTATGACTACTTAATCAGAGATTGCTTAGAAAAATTTGTCTGCAAACAGATTGACAAAAGGAAACATGCAATCTCTAAGCATTGTACTATCTTTATATCTTCAGTGTTGAGAGGCATGAGCCTGGTTATAATCAAATCTACAAATGTTGACCACAAGCTTACAAATATATGTCGAGAACCATTTAAGCTTTCTTCCCTGAGTTTGAACACTAACAGAAGACCAGACACATGATACCTATTCATGCCCATTGGTGATCACATTGTTAGCAAAACCACAGCCCAAATATGTTACATGTCAGTGCTTACCAAAGACTTGATGCAAAGAAGGCACTGATTGGTATTACACAAGTTGCATATCTGCCATATGAAGAAAagcaattagaaaaacaactTGGATAAACAGAGgaataataaagagttggaacaaaaaaatagCCTACATCACTTACATTTCAAATGTCATTTTGACAGGAGCTACAACCTGCACAAGATAcagagaaataaataaagataaaaaatcacttatgcataaaagatgaacaaaacaataaaaataaggaGCTATTGATGCAATTTGCCACACATGCATAACAGAAACTACAAATACAAACTACAAATTTGGCACATAATGTGGAAAAATGAACCAAGAAACGAAAATTGCACAGCATGTGTACCTCCCCACACTTTCTGACAAACTAAATTTGCAAGTTCAAAATTGCGTTATAAAGCTCTCCAGTCAGAaagtataaatataaaagagaCCTCCAAAATAAATCTTGTCCCACTCTGGCCATATAGGGCATCAGTTGCATGCCGTGTCCCACTACAGATTAATCTAACCCACTATCTTTTTGGGACTCCCCTTCTC
This window encodes:
- the LOC18789460 gene encoding structure-specific endonuclease subunit SLX1, with the protein product MGQRRKIGSEIPETLIAEEQEAEEGRFFACYLLSSRSPRYKGHTYIGFTVNPRRRIRQHNGEIAQGAWRTKRKRPWEMVLCIYGFPTNVSALQFEWAWQHPTVSKAVRQAAAGFKSPRGLVSKIKLAYTMLTLPPWQSLNITVKFFSTQYTKHSAGCPRLPEQMKVKVCSMDELPSCTKPSDDLLENEDEWCHERECDEDMNSSTLPEETLLDFRTHNSADDQQSDSGIRMNE
- the LOC18789781 gene encoding novel plant SNARE 13: MASNLPMSPQLEQIHGEIHDNFRALANGFQKLDKIKDSNRQSKQLEELTGKMRECKRLIKEFDREIKDEESRNPPDVNKQLNDEKQSMIKELNSYVQLRKTFMNSLGNKRVELFDMGAGVSEPTADDNVQMASAMSNQELIDSGTKTMDETDQVIERSKKVVEQTIEVGTQTAVTLKGQTEQMGRIVNELDTIQFSIKKASQLVKEIGRQVATDKCIMLFLLLIVVGVIAIIVVKIVHPGNKNIRVIPGLAPPAARRLLSLSTLQQFE
- the LOC18791395 gene encoding probable sugar phosphate/phosphate translocator At3g17430, producing the protein MSKMISKPLVLTYFYLFMYILLSSGVILYNKWVLSPKYFNFPLPITLTMIHMGFSGLVAFLLVRVFKVVAPVKMTFEIYATCVIPISAFFASSLWFGNTAYLHISVAFIQMLKALMPVATFIMAVLCGTDKPRCDVFSNMVLVSVGVVISSYGEIHFNVVGTVYQVTGIFAEALRLVLTQVLLQKKGLTLNPITSLYYIAPCSFVFLSVPWLLLEKSSMEVSQIQFNFWIFFSNALCALALNFSIFLVIGRTGAVTIRVAGVLKDWILIALSTVIFPESMITRLNIIGYAIALCGVVMYNYIKVKDVRASQLPSESIPERISKDWKLEKKSSDIFVPNNSGSASDIDVDEETPLTQSTRLSHIGRSQVGNHGA